actccagacggccaatgcctccaggccgggctgtgcccagcacagctgcgcttcccctcagcagcagccagctgccacctcggctctgagagcggaggattcgcccgctcccagcaagaggcacTCAGGGCCCGgcttctgcctcttgcagctccaagggcctcctcccagcctgcctctgccggggctcaggctgctccgggctctgccggggctctgctggcgctccagcccgggcaaggccgggcccgctctcacctcacaggcactgacagctctgcaccacaggagaccttcccgagcaccctctctgatctttctgctttctcacttgagcaaggctctcctacAGCCAAAGACATTGCACCTAgggatacaaatccaagtggcaggaacaccaatgctctccagtcacagctgaaggcctgcatctgcgcAAGTTGTATGGGCTGCTCTATTCTTCCTTcggttttgccttcaaatgccattgccctttctgcctcaactagaagTGTCACAGATGTACCAAAACGGGCCAGTGTTCTGGCCAAAGGCAGTGTGCTCTGGAGATGATGAATGAAGAGTCTTCCCAGCTTTCAAAGCACATTGAGAAAAACAACAAtcccttctttttaaattttaacagtttagTAGCAATAAAATGGTTATTAAGATAGTAATAGAAGTTAGaataataagaatttggacaatcagaGTTAGAACagtaaaggacaataaaaacaaagacataCGGACAGTCCTGGTGCCTCCTGGGCAATTATGCCCCGAAAGCACACACGCTAACAAAGGATTagcccttaaaagcaatagcctgttgcatattcatatatctcatacatgaggcataaattcttttcaaacaaaggtTGTTCTCTGCTTATGGTCAAGTTCTCCCCCTTAATCCTGTTGGCTCGTCAAAGTTGGGAAGGAGGTGGAAGAAAGTTGGTCTTTTCCAATAAGGACGCAAGAATTCTTCCCTTGGGGCTTTTGGTGTCCTGTTGCTGTCATCTCTGggcaaagaatttcttgattaCCCCATCCCTTTCTTGAGCTAgttaaaaaagtatcttacattacatagtttctattttacatAATCTTAtgacctaaaactatatttaccactGAAATAATTATCAATATAGCTGGACGGGACATACATGAGCTTGTCTGGCCTTTGCTGCTTGACCAAATAGCGGCAACTCTGGAATTTtaccccagagacacttttggccagctggatgctgcagctgggcgcTTGGAGGCAAGTCCAGCCATTCAGGAGCTCAGGTTTACCTTTGGTGGAGACGCTTTAAGAcgaggtgaaggaaaggagttggttctgatggagggtttctatccagagctttattcctggcccacaggcctctgaatccaGCAAGGGCTCCAGGAGAACTCCCAGCTGCATGGTTTGCTCACCCTTTTACccggggcagaggggcagggaaggaacACGGGGATCACCAACCAGGTACGGGGCGGGGAAGTGTCAAGGGACAGAGGAtacctggatggcccaatgtccTTCCAGGAGGGGAGGGCATCTTTGGAATTCTGCCAATCACTCGCCGcccttctggaatgccaggatGGACAGACAGTGCTCAGCAGGGGTCAGGGTGTGGAAAGGAGGGATGATTGACACACCTGGCAGGGAATTATCAGGGAGGAACCTGGGGTATCTGAGGCAAACCATGACATTGCACCGCAACATAACACAgtacttaaaaaaatacagtactaCTAACTAAGACAACATAACACATACagtatattaatttatatatatatacatatataaattttattatcTGTGAAGAACCTGTCCTGCAATATGTACTTTTCACAACACCAAAGAAGCCATTGCACCTTTAAGAGACAGCTGACAACTCAGAAGGAAATGCTCAGCTTGTTCACAGGGTGAGAAAGAAAGGATTCTTCCAGATGAGTTaaagtttcagaaactttatttatttacaatccTACTCTATAATCCTCTAGGGTGGTATTTACAGAAAAATGGACAGGCACTAAATGAACCAGCCTAACCTTCTGGAGCTAACTAAACTAACTAACCTTCTAGGACTAAGTCAGGTTTTTAATAAAGCTGCATTCAACGTTGTGGATAAAAAGGTGATGTTGTGAGCagaaagaagaagcagaagagttgCTGACAGACAAAGGGGTAGCAACACAAATAAAATGACCCTTACAGCATCTACCAATTGGATTAAGAAAAAGATGCAACCAAACAATGCATGACTACAGAAAGCTATAGGATAGGAACTAATTATAAACTATGTTTAGAAGCACAATAAATGGCTTCTCCTTGATTCACAGTGGATTGTGCagagtcttttttcttttctccacataGTCCTACTCTAAATCCTACTCTAAATCCTACTCTACACtcctactctacaatcctactctctAAGATGGCTATGGAGAAAATGGTCCTGATGTGATTATAGCACTGTTTGCTTCTCCATCCTCCTCTTCACTGAGATGATGAGTGGTGCCAGGGTGGATGCAGCCTCGGCTGatgttacaaatggatgctgttcacaaaaaaacccaaaaaacgaatacaaaaacaaaaacaaaaaagaaaacaaaacacaaacaaaaaaaccaaaaccaaaacaaaacaaataaaccaaaaacaaacaacaaaccaaacaacaaaaagacaaagaacagtgaacagTGAGccattactttccaagctcagtgcttcacaggctCAATCAGGATTACTCTGGGTCCTaaaaagacccagaaagaggagcagtGGGACCATCTGCTACCCAGCAGTCATGTGCAGGAccctgccatcacaggcaaacctggcccagaatcccactcatccatttATTCAGGTTTCTTTATcttgttgggatttttgccccgccagtgctctagaaatggtgcttcctgtccctgggttttcttcctttcaggaaactccaatggCTCATATGggcccctgcctttgaaagacaggcactgtgctgattcccacagggacagaaagcagtgtctacctttccatgccctgccccttgtgtgctggatggctccttccttcccatcagggccagcccagtggcactgggccctgcagttccctctctgccacacaacctggcagtaaccctggcacagttcccatCTGCTTGAGCGTGctaggcagcagatggggctgggacaagtccctcccagctgtccctgtttgcgtggcagaaacctctaagggtgggctggggggcacaaaccagggccccacagagtgagccccccacagcccctcctgcccacagccaaatctctgactgctcagctgggactggcttccttggattcctccaccaccatttcatgtctctgtaccctgcattgctctacttcaattcttttgccattagAGAAAACTGAGCCCTCCACCAAATTACAAAAGAAGGCGACAGAAacagtcagaggacagagcGCCTCTCctctcaggaaatgcagagggagctggagttattcagttttgtgaagaacaggccccagggagactttattgccactttccaagatTTCAGAGTTGCTTTGAAGAAAGcgggggacatcttttttaacagggccagttacaataggataTGGACAAATATTATTAAACACAAAGGGTATCTAATCAGagtaggtctaaggaagaacttaTTTTCTTGGAGCATGGTggaaccctggcacagcttgccccaagagcttgtaggtgccccatccctccaaccattcctgctccagtggcaaagggctctgaggaacctgatctctttaaagatgtccctgctcattgaaggacacttgcaccacaggacctttacagggccctgccacccagcccagtctaggattcctcactgttttcatttgaagagcaccaagaatggaggtgaggaggaagggagctcatctgctgccttggacttgagtggaggaggagcccatccctcagagcctgtttcacctgcagccccttcccattttacctgcagcagctccttggcagaccagcgccgcgcctcgtctctctgcaggcagcagctcaggaagtcacgcaggcaggatgaaaataagttgggctgctgcagcttttgttttcctcctgtggctatcaggagttgaggctggggaaaaaggagacaccaggctccacctgcttctttcccatctgtcactgctctcccagatcccattgATTAAGCTCCACTCTGCAGTGGCACTTTCTGCCCTGGCaaagacccagagatgactttcctttaccaaccaaaaacccaaaccctgatgcagccacagctttcccACTGTCCTGCAGAttttgccttggcagctgatttcattgcctgacctagttagtgggaactacatcagcacAAGCACATTCCTTCCCTGAGGATTCATATCAGCTTGAGGGGCTTTTTGGAAgaaggactttgctatactGACTCTACTGTATCCAAGGGTTAGGATATGAAAagtatctctgcagtgcttcttgGTCCCTTAAGCACAGCTGCCATAAAACAAAACGAATcaagctttttgctttgttcttgaaaacaatgggaattggaaggaaagaaaggaaatccaccaCGTATTCCTCAGGTAAGGAAACAAACATTGGGAatctcatcttcaacacagacacattaagatgcatGCACAAATGTACTGGGATGAAAACGcctgctgggacacacaggagccacctgcagctctgtctctcagcagtctgaaaatttctgctttccttatatggaaaagaaaaacttttcatAGTCAAAtcagaaggagaggttccatcctTACGGTCACCCTCTACTCATTTGGCTACCCAAGTCAATGCATGAATGGTAGGCCCATCACAGAAagtgccaggaaacaaatgggaggttttggcaggctctccacatccccaggctctggcttggtgatgtgcagaatgttgctttgggctaggagagaaacacggtcactgagtgtttcagcagcactgcacaagaagcagaagagactctgtgGACTTTAAACCCTCATGCCCAGGTTCcaggcatgtttcccagtgagaagaaactgcacaggggGTTAAGTTCCTCTCTAAAAATCAGTGCCTTAGTAACTTTCTTGTGTTTGGgcttcctttcttcatttctggaaatgtaaCACCAGTTCTGAGAGGCTTGCCTTGTGGTTTTAGGCACATCTTCACAGACAGACAAGTGGGAACAACTtgaaacccaaagcaaatgttgcctgagaggagctggggagTGTTTGCCTGGGGTGAGGCTTGAGCTGTCTGGCAATCCCTTTCCATGATGTGCAGAaacatccagctgctccccagaactCAGTCCCTCTGGGCACGCAGGCCTCTGGAAACTCCTGAGgattccagcctttctcctgctcAAGAGCATCTAACCTAAGCTGAGCTCCAGTTTcttcagcaaggccaaggaTGCTCACTTCCATGCAGCTGACAGTGTCCATGGATCTCAGCAGATCTTTCTGATACTCCTCAGGCCAAGGAGTTACAGTGTAGATTAGCAAGACATCGGCTGATCATTATCCAGTGCGGTTCATGTGGAACCAAGCTCTAACGCACTGACAagtcagagggagagagagctCATTCTGCTTTTACAAGATGGTATTTAGAAACATAAGACACCAACTTGGAAGTATTCAAACCTCAACTTGCAGAATCCATCTCAAATAGACAAAAATAACAATGGCAAGAGGCCTTGGAGTCTCCATAAAAATGCCCACCACTGTCATGATAACTCTGTGCTCGTGGCACTGAAATAGATGGTGACCAAAGAGACTTTGCTATTATCCTCTTTAAGCCAAAGGAGAATTTCAAAGCTGGAAATGGCAATGCACTCCCCTTGTGTACAAATAATTTATGcagttttctgtccttttcccacATCACCAGAGGTGACAAAGAGGGTTTTATCCTGACTCTTAGCTGAGCTCAGCCACTGGCCATGGTGGGGAGCTGGAGCCCTCCCTGTCATTAGAACTGTGCAggccagggatggccctgctcctgtggtaAAGAAACACAGCACCGGTGTCAACTGCCCACGGTGGATCCCTGCCCAGGCACCTGCCTGCAAGCTCATCAACTTGTTAAAGTACCAAGAAACAGCCAAGGGTTTGGCAAACAATTCTAACTGCAGTCGGAGAAAAACACATCCTAAACTTCTCCAGGCCACCCGCATCCATGACTGAACAATGTACAGATGACTTGAAAGCCTGAGAGTTTCGAAGATCCACAGGATTTGGAAAAGATGCTACAGAATGGAAGGGAAgagctgtatttaaaaaatgaaaaagcaagcagaactGCTTGAGCATTGCTTAGGTagtaggtttttttctctttttcttttttgcttacttttatttttcctttttttgttatgttttctaTAAAATTGAAACTGGGAAGGTCTAACCTCCATTGCTCAGGATGTTTATCACATGTCTACCCTCTCCACTGAAAAATTCTTGTCCCTCAGAAACAGAGTTCCAACATTCTTCAAAAAACAAGTGGGAAATGTCAGGCGTGGCTGGAGGCCAAACTGGCAGGTTTCTGAACTGGTTAGGTTTCTGAACTGCCACTTCCCTTTCTGATACAACCAaagctacagcagatgctgatgtgttgcaggggcaTTTTTAGAATGAcaccttggtggaagtggtgccagcagatggcaatgggattttgtccaatggcacacagagcatgggacaggtgagaaagacagtgggatcagtgagtatttgcaccTTACCAAGACAGGAGTTGCATTCCAGGAAGGAACTTCTCGTTCCACCATTTCGATGCCCACGATTCCCAAAGatcatatgtccactttggggccacatggttgacctgtcaccacttcaggcgccagccacccAGCAGCACCGGCCACGGAGCTccgtctgccctgctcagggctgagctgagcaaagaggccaaagtcagctgtggagaaaacaacaaaccatgAAAGCCAGCTCCAATTaggaaaccaagcaaaaaattccccactctCAGACTAAGaatgtgctgttgaatctcTTGGAGAACTGTCCACGCTCAATTTCCTTGGGGCTTTAGCCAATGGAGTATGGAATTGGTcacttccaaaaaaacccagattctTAACACTGCTCACAGTAGTGGACTTCATTCCCCTGAAGCTTTAGATTGCAGCTCCCTctgtctggaagggacacacacagagcaaggccactcttgactgcttgtggttccttctacctctgtgcacgttgcaactgtgccctcagctcgcagcaggggtccctgcactgccaccagcatcatttttggggagctggcagtcactccaagcagccccacacccacagccctggaacgctgcacctgaccaagaatatactgacccagcttgacagaaccgtcagttctgagaaggatgtttctgCTCTTCACATCTTGGTGGATGATGTGGTTTGAATGAAGAAattgcagtccttgcaggcactgagagagaaaacagaaacaggaggtcaaaaatgagtgatgtgatttcatcccacaagaaagaaaacaaagaacctaaaagattccctctccaggggaatggggagtaatggcagaacagtaatggccactgagaggaagagcttgctgctccaacacttgcagagcaggacctttccgaggaaaggcacgtcagcttttgaaagagcaacagcacctgctgttttaggctgtcccctgccaaccagccaggatgactcctgctgcagtggacgtgctttttccatgcagaggacaaaggaggggtttggaaaggaaaagtcCCTCCCTTTGGTGTGAAGCGGATCACTTTTGGGTGGGAGGTTGCATGACAAAGATTTTCTTGCTGGCCTCAGCACAGGCTTGGATGTATCACACCAGTCACCTTActgaagcaaagagcattttggctgcataCTATCCTTTTCAGCTGAGGACTGTGAGAAAtgagtcttttttctttgctgatcattccaaatcctgccaccagcccctttgctttcacaggcaaggaatgcagtgaagacaaactccaggcaaacatttagagaggcaaggtggagaacagcaaatacaaatacaagagacagagcgagaatacaacagcaggagataagagtactggcactgagcacagggagtgcaggggcactggcaggcctttcacttgagatgcttttacttgcccatagcataccagcaacacagaaacaaagcttggcacaggaaatcactccagctctgagcccctgtttcccagacaatgctgcccaaggccttggaaacacagatgggattgctgacctcccgactgatggctgccatctcatcttccGACAGGTAGGTCTGGCTGATGACATCGCTCAgagtgcctccatccatgtactccataACCAGGGACAGTTCCTCACccacaaggtagctgaaagaaggacacaagggcatggagatgaATGTACATGGCTAGGTTGCTGTTTGGAAAAGATGGATCCACTCTTCTTTTCAGATCCctttgagacaaaaaaaaaataaaggaatagacattccctcttggctgtgcattgtttgccatctgtgcagtctcaaggagaaaggTACAGCTGCGAAAAAAGAGATGTCTTAAATGGGCAGCAAGCAAAATGTGCAGTTTAGTAACAGCCCAGATAAAAAGCCTGTCATGCATagtgtttctggaaaaaagcacctactcctcctggcatgcatagcaatggaaaacagtggcaacaatccaagggaaatccgTGTTAGTTTACCTGGATGTAAGAAGACACTTGAATAAAATCAAGCTCCAAAACAAAGTGGTGGCTGTGAATATAGAGATCATTGATTTAGTAAGACACGACTCATCCGGGTTTTTGAACAATTTTCAAATACCATGTGCCAGcaaagactcatgcagacaaaatgcaatCTCTTCCCATCCACTGGAGATGAAAAGAGCAATAATAATTAGCCAATAATTACAGCTCTATTTTCTGCCAGTGACCAAAGTGGGATCTTACCTTGCAGTGTGCAGTACGTGAACAAACATTCATAGGACAAAAGCACAACTCACCTGTCTAAACAGCTGACCAGGTTGGGATTCCTGTTCACCTTCATGACTATGAGTTCATTGACTTTTAGTTTGTTCTTCCTCAGTCcttgaagctgtattttcttgatggccacctaaaatgacattgaaaatcagtaacttgagaGGTTGGTGGCACGAGACCACAAGACACATGGAgcgagtgattttgcaatgacacagctgagctgtgccaaactgccttgtgattaggcactgcagtaattaggaactgacattccaacagcccatttctctgctcccttgggagccagttacaggacacatGGACctctgacattttgccttgaccacttggtaacagcggtgtctgagttatcacccacaaacctctgaccacactctctgctgcgtCATTTGggattcagaagaagtaatccttgccttaatactctgtggatacatcctgggctatgggcagggcttagggctttcagggacgccttgcagatctctccctatgtgcagttcccaagtgcagaactgcagtggctaaggaactactagtaactttcagatggatttgctggcagccagaaatgagaactcaggactctgaagctgtagccccaaagaacAGTGAGGTGCTcgaaggcaccacctttgttttagcaatggagagcgagtgagcgtgtccttctctgaaaggaaccgctgccctccgtgccttccttccggcagctgaggaggacaaagtcccaaatgtgttttgtgggctggcaccggtctgtgcttcctgtgccttttcagcacagctctgcccaaagctccagccacagctcacaccagaggggaaagccctcgagtgcagcagagtctgcaggggctgttcacatttacctctcctcctgtggcagtgttgagtgctttgaaaacatctccaaaagtcctagaaacaaaacagaagcagagaaaggagaagccacttagatcttgcagtgaaagccagcccacacaggagatctgtgctgtcAATGCCTAAGacctgcaggacactggaagCATGGAGATGTCTTTGACAAGGCCTTCTGAGTACACTTAGAAATTCTGATCAGCACTGACAATCTCAGCCCAGTGCCTGAACACATTTGCAGCTTGCCTGACTTTACACTTGATACCTATTCCACCAGCAAAACACCTGATGCATAGTTTTGTACAATTAACATTGCTTGGACTCACCCActgccaatattttccagttcagtGTATTTTAGAATAGGATTTTCCAtcttcaccattctccctgagagaaacaaaatgcaagatgttcactttaaagcagagatcccaccttctaggagatacaaaaggcagccccactgtctggagctctgagccctccctTTGTGGACAGCTGGCTAACATCAACAGGAACAGCAACTGGTacaacaagaaaagaacagcaggcccacagcacaagtggctggcacagagactgatttccaGCATCCTTTGAAGTGAGAGACCTCTTGACAGTAGGCACACAGGGAAGCACCAGGAGATAcattcagaggagactgagaccagaagaGAATAGCTAGCAAGGCAAGTAAGTTTGTCATCTAGAAACATTaaggagagctggaactaacagtgcttttgtttccttgggAATAAACATTGTGAGatttagaaaaggtttcctacttgctaagattaaatgcacctggacatctagaatcaattcctctgaacagatgccaagttcagaacaggaggaatattgccaagtgttcccatcttttccaccttgcagcagtttgccagaagaatgcctctgtgtttgtaaagcagagcagctcatgctagAACCAATCCCCACAGGGCTTccagcatcaggaccctcaccctttatgagcaggctgagcccaaagACGCCCTTGCCCGTGCCCCGCGTGAAGAACCGCGCCGCTTCTCTTCACCCTGACAGCGCGGATCAGTCGCTCCCATTGCACTCGCCCTCTCGGCACCGCACACGTCCCCATCTTCCCAACTCGGTACAGCAGGCAGgggcacagaggacagcagtgctcctcaggcacccctgtgacacagagagctgcccagaggagatgctgacccTCCTGTGAGCCCAGGCTGTGCGAGGCAGAAGCTggcccagagcaggggctgcggcctcaggcagctccgcgctgcagcagccgggcagcagcgggaccctcccagctaaggaaggctccagcctctgcattcccacagccctcaggggcagggcagcgaccacaacaaggctgccaaagcccaagcatgagcactgacaggcactgatgggaagaagccagagtgagcctgagccccggacaagctgttgcccccattcaggacacaacaggatgggctttgagatcagccacaccgaggcacagatcagtgccctttttgtccagCTGGTGATGGTAGagacagaatccactgggctctcttCCCAACCCTACCAga
The genomic region above belongs to Zonotrichia albicollis isolate bZonAlb1 chromosome 8, bZonAlb1.hap1, whole genome shotgun sequence and contains:
- the LOC141729955 gene encoding serine/threonine-protein kinase PAK 1-like; this encodes MKVNRNPNLVSCLDSYLVGEELSLVMEYMDGGTLSDVISQTYLSEDEMAAISRECLQGLQFLHSNHIIHQDVKSRNILLRTDGSVKLADFGLFAQLSPEQGRRSSVAGAAGWLAPEVVTGQPCGPKVDI